The nucleotide window TCCGGTCCGCCTCGGCGGTCACCGTACAGGAGAGCACTACCGCGGCATCGCAGTCTTTCTCATCGACCAGCACGGCGCCGGCCCGGAGCAGGGCGTCGGCGACGGCCTCGGCGTCGTAGAGATTGGTGCGGCAGCCCAGCGTCCGGATCGCAAAGCGCAGACCGGTGCAGTCAGGAAGCACAGCTCTCCGCCTCCCGCTGCAGGAGCAGATAGCTGCAGGCCGCCACCGCCGCGGTCTCCGCCTTGAGGATGGTGGAGCCCAGGGAGACGGAACGGAAGCCCAGATTCCGGAGATGGGCCTTCTCCCGGTCGGAGAAATCCCCCTCCGGACCGATGGCCACCGTGGCGGCTTCGCGGGGAGCGAAAGCCCCCAGGGGCCTGGCGTGGCCGTCGATGATGGCGGCCAGCGGCAGACCGGCGATATCGCCCTCGTCCAGGGCCGTCAGCGGCTTCGGCGGCTCCAGCGACGGCGGTTCGGGCAGGGCGCACTGCTTGGAAGACTCGGCGATCAGCCGCTCCCAGCGTTCCATCTTTTTCGCCAGCCGCCCCGCTTCCAGGCGCACCACCGACCGGTCGCAGGAAAGGGGGAGGATGCGCCGCACCCCCAGCTGTGTCGCCTGCCGCAGCATCTGCTCGAAGGGGGCCGTCTTGACCAGCGCCGCCAGCAGATACACCGACAGCGCCGCGCCCTCCACGGGGTCACGCCTCAGCTCCCGGGCGTACCACCCGTCGGCGCGGTGTTCGAGACGCAGCGTCAGCAGCCGGCCGGGCAGCAGCCCCTCCACGGCATCACCGTCGCCGCAGCGCCGGACGTCGATGAGATGGTGCAGCGCGGCGGGGTCGGGCTTCCAGAGCCCTTCGGGCGTCCTCCGGCTGGTCTCAAGACGCAGGCGTGGCCGAGACACCCCACCACTCCTCCTTCGACCGCTCCGCCCGCGGCTCCATGCCCGCGTCGGCGAGGACCTTGAGGAAGTCGTCACGCTCCTTCAGGAGGACCCCCGAACAGATCATCACGCCGTGACCGGCAAGGATGGCGGGGGCCTTCGGGGCCAGCCTCCGGAGGGGTTCGACGATGATGTTGGCGATCAGCAGGTCCACAGGGCCGGTCACATCGTCCAGAAGATCCCCCTGCTCGGTGGAGACCGCGGCTTCGGTGAGGCCGTTGAGCTCCCGGTTCCGGACCGTCTCCTCCAGCGCGGCCGGGTCGATATCCCGGGCCGTCACCTGGCGCGCTCCCAGCAGGCTGGCGGCGATGGCGAGGATCCCCGAACCGCATCCCACATCCAGCACCTGCCGGTCTGTGCAGGCCTTCTGCTCTGCCTCCAGAAGCTCCAGGGCGATCTGGGTGCTGGCGTGCTGTCCCGTCCCGAAGGCGTTCCCCGGATTGATCCGGATGGGGATCTGCCCCGCATGGAAGCCCTCGTCGTGCCAGGGCGGTA belongs to Synergistales bacterium and includes:
- a CDS encoding 16S rRNA (uracil(1498)-N(3))-methyltransferase, with protein sequence MSRPRLRLETSRRTPEGLWKPDPAALHHLIDVRRCGDGDAVEGLLPGRLLTLRLEHRADGWYARELRRDPVEGAALSVYLLAALVKTAPFEQMLRQATQLGVRRILPLSCDRSVVRLEAGRLAKKMERWERLIAESSKQCALPEPPSLEPPKPLTALDEGDIAGLPLAAIIDGHARPLGAFAPREAATVAIGPEGDFSDREKAHLRNLGFRSVSLGSTILKAETAAVAACSYLLLQREAESCAS
- the prmA gene encoding 50S ribosomal protein L11 methyltransferase — protein: MTVRESYWWYITIEGGAQDAEVLSSIVELSGSIGGEHLEGITNSRLRAYFRSSHELGHWMQQVSRAMEEWPRVKIVDMGKVENRQWHTAWKDSFPPLQVGKQLVIVPPWHDEGFHAGQIPIRINPGNAFGTGQHASTQIALELLEAEQKACTDRQVLDVGCGSGILAIAASLLGARQVTARDIDPAALEETVRNRELNGLTEAAVSTEQGDLLDDVTGPVDLLIANIIVEPLRRLAPKAPAILAGHGVMICSGVLLKERDDFLKVLADAGMEPRAERSKEEWWGVSATPAS